Proteins found in one Bacillota bacterium genomic segment:
- a CDS encoding ABC transporter ATP-binding protein, with product MSAVPEIEVKNLSKFFGKRKVLDRVSFSLDKGGFISLFGPNGAGKTTLIKIMSTLMAPSEGEIRLSGMDPRKDSAAIRAKIGLISHNPLLYMDLSAEENLRFYGDMYGVEELDARINDLLDRVELTHRRYDLVRTFSKGMIQRLAIARALLHMPSVLFLDEPHNGLDPNAVEIFENLLDGIRKDHTFIMVTHNIERGLELCSKAMILYNGRVVFHQDRAGFDADTFKETYRKHVRGDA from the coding sequence ATGAGCGCGGTCCCGGAAATCGAAGTAAAAAACCTCTCTAAATTCTTCGGAAAACGGAAGGTTCTCGACAGGGTATCGTTCAGCCTCGACAAAGGGGGTTTTATTTCTTTATTCGGGCCCAACGGCGCGGGGAAAACAACCCTTATTAAAATCATGTCCACGCTTATGGCGCCCAGCGAGGGAGAGATACGGCTGTCGGGTATGGACCCGCGAAAAGACTCGGCGGCGATCAGGGCAAAAATCGGGCTGATCTCGCACAACCCCTTGCTTTACATGGACCTCAGCGCCGAGGAAAACCTGAGGTTTTACGGCGACATGTACGGTGTCGAGGAACTCGATGCGCGGATCAACGACCTGCTCGACCGGGTGGAACTGACGCACCGGCGTTATGACCTGGTGCGGACCTTTTCCAAGGGCATGATTCAGCGTCTGGCGATAGCCCGCGCGCTTCTCCACATGCCGTCGGTTCTGTTTCTGGACGAACCGCACAACGGCCTGGACCCGAACGCCGTGGAGATTTTTGAGAATCTGCTGGACGGCATCAGGAAGGACCACACCTTTATCATGGTCACCCATAATATAGAACGCGGTCTGGAGCTTTGCTCCAAAGCCATGATCCTATATAACGGCCGGGTCGTCTTCCATCAGGACCGGGCAGGGTTTGATGCCGACACGTTTAAGGAGACTTACCGCAAGCACGTAAGAGGTGACGCCTAG
- a CDS encoding heme exporter protein CcmB, producing MSAGRQIFAIIRKDIIAELRTKEMVVSMLLFILLIMVAFRSAFGELGDITEFAGGLLWIAFLFTSLLGLNRSFVHEKDEGCLEGLLLSPVDRPNIFLGKMIGNLIFLSIVELLAIPLYITLFNLSIKGSVPLFIAAVLLSDVGICAIGTLLSTISINTKLRDMLLPLIFLPVSSPLLIAAVVATNKIMSGATGPEFEPALDAIKLLAAYDIIFLLLAYALYDFVIGE from the coding sequence GTGTCCGCCGGCCGCCAAATTTTCGCCATTATCAGAAAAGACATAATCGCCGAACTGCGGACCAAAGAGATGGTCGTTTCCATGCTCCTATTCATCCTGCTGATCATGGTCGCTTTCAGGAGCGCGTTCGGCGAACTCGGCGACATTACGGAGTTCGCCGGCGGTTTGCTCTGGATCGCCTTCTTGTTTACATCGCTTTTGGGTTTGAACAGGTCCTTTGTTCACGAGAAGGACGAGGGCTGCCTGGAAGGCCTGCTTCTCTCGCCGGTTGACCGTCCGAATATCTTCCTGGGAAAGATGATTGGAAATCTTATTTTCCTTTCGATAGTGGAATTGCTGGCGATCCCCCTTTACATCACCCTGTTCAATCTTTCGATAAAGGGCTCGGTACCTTTATTCATCGCAGCGGTGCTGCTGAGCGATGTGGGGATATGCGCCATCGGGACGCTGCTTTCCACCATATCCATCAATACTAAGTTGAGGGACATGCTGCTGCCGCTTATCTTTCTGCCGGTCAGCTCCCCTTTGCTGATCGCCGCAGTGGTCGCCACGAACAAGATAATGAGCGGCGCGACAGGTCCGGAATTTGAACCCGCTCTAGACGCCATTAAGCTGCTGGCGGCTTATGATATAATATTTTTGCTATTAGCATACGCGCTTTATGATTTTGTTATAGGGGAGTGA
- a CDS encoding cytochrome c biogenesis protein — MKRTITILLLTGGALLLTGLALAFLVAPTAVGQKGVEIFSQKIFYFHVPVSETSLLAFILGAVFGVLFLVKKSPKYDFLSLAAVEVGFVFGLLVEWTGIIWTRAEWGVWWTWEPRLTSFFILMLMYAGYFVLRSSINEESARARFSAVYSIVAAVNAPLTFFAIRLIPSVHPVVFDSSGAHMEPSMLAAFLVSMFGMLIFSTALILIRYQLQTAREELDYLKNEL; from the coding sequence ATGAAAAGGACCATAACCATATTACTGTTAACCGGCGGCGCTTTGCTGTTGACGGGACTGGCGCTCGCGTTCCTGGTTGCGCCGACGGCCGTCGGGCAAAAGGGTGTGGAGATTTTCAGCCAGAAGATATTCTACTTTCACGTCCCGGTTTCGGAGACATCCCTTCTGGCATTCATCCTCGGGGCGGTTTTCGGCGTGCTGTTTCTGGTTAAGAAAAGCCCGAAGTACGATTTCCTAAGCCTCGCAGCGGTGGAGGTCGGCTTTGTCTTCGGCCTGCTGGTTGAATGGACGGGCATTATCTGGACGCGAGCCGAGTGGGGCGTGTGGTGGACGTGGGAACCGAGGCTTACCTCCTTTTTCATTCTAATGCTCATGTATGCTGGGTATTTCGTCCTTAGATCCTCCATTAACGAGGAAAGCGCCAGGGCGCGGTTCAGCGCGGTCTATTCAATCGTTGCGGCGGTCAATGCACCTCTTACTTTTTTCGCTATAAGGCTTATCCCTTCGGTCCATCCCGTCGTCTTCGACAGCTCGGGCGCTCACATGGAACCCTCCATGCTTGCGGCCTTTCTCGTATCGATGTTCGGAATGCTCATCTTCTCGACGGCGCTCATACTGATACGATATCAGCTGCAAACCGCACGGGAGGAGCTTGACTATTTAAAGAATGAACTTTAG
- a CDS encoding CcmD family protein, with product MGFNEALPYVVGAYMGIWVVLLGYVTVLNNRLSKVKKELGALSEAFEKRGKK from the coding sequence ATGGGGTTCAATGAAGCCCTGCCGTACGTGGTGGGAGCGTACATGGGCATCTGGGTGGTCCTTCTCGGTTATGTGACAGTGTTGAACAACAGGCTTTCAAAGGTTAAAAAAGAGCTGGGCGCGCTCAGTGAAGCTTTTGAAAAAAGAGGGAAGAAATAG
- a CDS encoding radical SAM protein, whose protein sequence is MLSISKMVSGQKEGGDALRYHVPGAHPGPVTVWNSTRACNLRCRHCYANATAGPAEGELSTEEAKRFIDGLARAKAPVLLFSGGEPLTRPDFFELVNYTRAYGIRPVISTNGTLISLEVARRIKEAGVGYVGISLDGLEELNDRMRAVPGAFKMALEGIRNCVEAGQRVGLRFTITRDNYRDVPAIFDLVEKEEINRVCFYHLVSVGRGVNLRDQDLDPAAKRSLVELIINRTIDFCERGLKKEILTVDNHADAVFIYLKVKQIAPERAGEVYNWLKQTGGNRSGSRIGAVDWFGNVYPDQFTRGHVLGNIREKEFGEIWDDETQPLLKQMKNRKTLLKGRCAACRWLEICNGNFRARAEAVYGDFWAQDPGCYLTYEEIAADGAGALSNKTFLTAKTPR, encoded by the coding sequence TTGTTAAGTATTTCTAAGATGGTTTCCGGGCAAAAAGAAGGTGGGGACGCTTTACGTTATCACGTGCCGGGTGCGCATCCCGGGCCGGTTACGGTCTGGAACTCGACGCGGGCCTGTAATTTACGGTGTAGGCACTGTTACGCCAACGCCACAGCCGGACCGGCCGAAGGCGAACTCTCGACCGAGGAGGCCAAGCGCTTCATCGACGGGTTGGCCCGTGCAAAAGCGCCGGTGCTGCTTTTTTCCGGCGGAGAACCGCTCACGCGTCCCGATTTCTTCGAGCTTGTCAATTACACGCGGGCTTACGGCATCCGTCCGGTCATATCAACTAACGGGACACTGATTTCTTTAGAAGTCGCACGGCGGATTAAGGAAGCCGGTGTGGGTTACGTGGGCATCAGTCTCGACGGTCTTGAGGAACTCAACGACCGGATGCGCGCCGTTCCAGGAGCGTTTAAAATGGCGCTTGAAGGGATCCGGAACTGCGTGGAGGCGGGGCAGAGGGTAGGCCTTCGGTTCACCATCACCCGGGATAACTACCGGGATGTCCCGGCTATTTTTGACCTTGTTGAAAAGGAAGAGATAAACCGGGTTTGTTTCTACCATCTTGTTTCCGTTGGGCGGGGCGTAAACCTGCGCGACCAGGACCTCGACCCGGCAGCGAAGCGCTCCCTGGTGGAGTTGATTATCAACCGGACGATAGATTTTTGCGAGCGGGGTCTGAAGAAAGAGATCCTGACGGTGGACAACCATGCCGATGCGGTCTTTATTTACCTCAAGGTAAAACAGATTGCGCCGGAACGGGCCGGAGAGGTATACAACTGGCTCAAACAGACCGGCGGCAACCGCAGCGGCAGCCGGATCGGAGCGGTGGACTGGTTCGGCAACGTTTATCCGGATCAGTTTACGCGCGGCCACGTTCTCGGTAATATACGCGAAAAGGAGTTCGGTGAAATCTGGGACGATGAGACGCAGCCGCTGTTGAAACAAATGAAAAACCGCAAGACGTTGCTGAAGGGACGGTGTGCCGCATGTCGTTGGCTGGAGATATGCAACGGCAACTTCCGGGCAAGGGCCGAGGCTGTTTACGGTGACTTCTGGGCTCAGGATCCGGGCTGCTACCTGACCTACGAGGAAATCGCGGCGGATGGCGCCGGGGCCTTATCCAATAAGACTTTTCTAACCGCCAAGACGCCAAGATAA
- a CDS encoding multiheme c-type cytochrome gives MKRFSQQRRRGVSPGIIFAVLLVTLMMLLLAGCGEKEPATADHGPGTTASTTGASECAKCHMPEVATWQVSSHSQIDCKKCHTDANAAEMTVAPSGAVAIKEKVPGDTCKACHSVNRVFSLPGDLIVPHERHDKARVGCTDCHNTVVHYGITERNVLARQDFSDPNKWDKDLAEKIAQVPFERPTMWQCLDCHQKAKVDTPCKDCHTVYTSLPSHEQAAWLSIHGREGRKDVQGCAHCHASKEVGPKSIDSGTGDSIIDFERANSYCYNCHKERPAFHGQDFMSQHASSAKTKGLLNCFACHSKKQPTSTANITQVYCNQCHWFQDVKSPTATQAAAKPTDN, from the coding sequence GTGAAGCGCTTTTCCCAGCAGCGGCGTAGAGGCGTATCACCTGGTATAATTTTCGCGGTCCTGCTAGTTACCTTAATGATGCTACTCCTGGCCGGGTGCGGAGAGAAAGAACCGGCAACTGCGGATCACGGCCCAGGAACAACCGCATCGACTACGGGCGCCAGTGAGTGTGCAAAATGCCACATGCCTGAAGTCGCTACCTGGCAGGTTTCCTCCCACAGCCAGATCGACTGTAAAAAGTGCCATACAGATGCGAATGCCGCGGAGATGACGGTGGCTCCAAGCGGTGCGGTCGCGATTAAAGAGAAGGTGCCCGGCGACACCTGTAAGGCGTGCCACTCGGTAAACAGGGTTTTCTCGCTTCCCGGTGATTTAATCGTACCGCACGAACGTCACGATAAGGCGCGTGTCGGTTGCACCGACTGCCACAACACCGTCGTTCATTACGGTATCACCGAACGCAATGTGTTGGCCCGTCAAGACTTTAGTGACCCCAACAAATGGGACAAAGACCTGGCAGAAAAGATTGCTCAAGTACCGTTCGAGCGTCCTACCATGTGGCAGTGTTTAGACTGCCACCAGAAGGCCAAGGTTGACACCCCGTGTAAGGATTGTCATACGGTTTACACCAGCCTGCCGTCGCACGAACAAGCCGCTTGGCTGTCTATCCACGGCCGTGAAGGCAGGAAGGACGTCCAGGGCTGCGCTCATTGCCACGCCTCCAAGGAAGTCGGGCCGAAATCGATAGACTCCGGCACCGGCGATTCAATCATCGATTTCGAGCGCGCCAATTCATACTGCTACAACTGCCATAAGGAGCGGCCGGCGTTCCATGGCCAGGACTTCATGTCCCAGCACGCTTCTTCGGCCAAGACCAAAGGCTTGTTGAACTGCTTTGCTTGCCACAGCAAGAAACAGCCTACAAGCACGGCAAACATCACACAGGTTTACTGTAACCAGTGTCACTGGTTTCAGGATGTAAAGTCGCCTACGGCAACTCAGGCGGCGGCCAAGCCGACAGACAATTAG
- a CDS encoding PRC-barrel domain-containing protein, which produces MRKSKDLIGMPVVSLEEGIKVGRVTGLVIDPEEKAVTALVVEKGGLLREQKFVPFPQVHSVGANAVTLNKSQSATKGTSLPEILRLFKEKISIIGSKVVAENGTVFGNVVEYRLDTSTGMITTIEIAPTKHSALLQGVKMLDSTLIRTIGKEIVVVGDATEKCLTTVEEGLKDRASHSWEEVKDMGQRLGQTIGTKVKSLRRPGESDKQPVETIEAANSIPEISCQSNNLDTDKSS; this is translated from the coding sequence TTGCGCAAGAGTAAAGATCTTATCGGTATGCCCGTCGTCAGTCTGGAAGAAGGTATAAAGGTCGGCAGGGTAACCGGTCTGGTAATCGACCCGGAGGAAAAGGCGGTAACCGCGCTTGTTGTTGAAAAGGGCGGTCTCTTACGGGAACAGAAATTCGTTCCCTTCCCGCAGGTTCACAGCGTAGGCGCCAACGCCGTAACGCTTAATAAGAGCCAGAGCGCTACCAAAGGAACCAGTCTGCCGGAAATATTACGTCTGTTCAAAGAAAAAATATCTATAATCGGTTCAAAGGTCGTAGCCGAAAACGGTACGGTCTTTGGCAACGTGGTTGAATACCGTCTGGATACGTCTACCGGGATGATTACCACCATCGAAATCGCCCCGACGAAACACTCTGCTTTGCTGCAAGGGGTCAAGATGCTTGACAGTACCCTTATTCGAACCATCGGCAAGGAGATCGTCGTGGTGGGAGACGCGACAGAAAAATGCCTCACCACGGTGGAAGAGGGATTAAAAGACCGCGCCAGCCACAGTTGGGAAGAAGTAAAGGATATGGGTCAGAGGCTCGGGCAAACCATAGGCACGAAAGTAAAAAGCCTCCGCCGTCCCGGCGAAAGCGATAAACAACCCGTTGAAACGATAGAAGCCGCTAACAGCATACCCGAGATAAGCTGTCAATCGAATAACTTGGATACCGATAAGTCCTCGTGA
- a CDS encoding ribose-phosphate pyrophosphokinase, producing MLSRYKNMCIFTGNANPMLAEEICQYLGVPLGDSAVGQFSDGEIWIRVNDHVRGADVFVIQPTCWPVNENLMELLIMIDALRRASARRITAVIPYYGYARQDRKTRGREPITAKLIANLVTAAGARRVLTIDLHAGQIQGFFDIPVDHLPAGPLLAQHLIARGLDDVVVVAPDVGGVVRAREVAKLMGVPLAVIDKRRPEPNVSEVMEIIGPVRGKTAIMVDDIIDTAGTITKGATALLEWGAREVYVLCTHPVFSGKAVERLATPAIKEILVTNTIPLAPEKMLDKITVVSVAPLLGEVIIRVHEDLSVSKLFD from the coding sequence ATGCTTTCCCGCTATAAAAACATGTGCATTTTCACCGGCAACGCAAACCCAATGCTGGCGGAAGAAATATGTCAGTACCTGGGCGTGCCTCTGGGGGATTCGGCGGTTGGTCAGTTTTCCGACGGGGAGATCTGGATACGGGTTAACGACCATGTCCGGGGAGCGGACGTTTTCGTAATCCAGCCTACTTGTTGGCCGGTGAATGAGAATCTGATGGAGTTGTTAATCATGATTGATGCGTTGAGGCGTGCGTCCGCCCGGCGCATTACAGCGGTCATTCCGTATTATGGTTATGCCCGTCAGGACCGCAAAACGCGCGGGCGGGAGCCGATCACGGCGAAGCTAATAGCGAATCTGGTCACAGCGGCGGGTGCGCGGCGGGTGCTTACGATAGATCTTCATGCGGGGCAGATTCAGGGTTTTTTCGACATTCCGGTCGACCACCTTCCAGCCGGACCCTTGTTGGCCCAACACCTTATTGCCCGGGGATTGGACGATGTCGTAGTGGTCGCGCCGGATGTCGGCGGAGTGGTCAGGGCTCGGGAAGTGGCAAAACTCATGGGGGTGCCGTTGGCGGTTATTGATAAACGCCGGCCCGAACCCAACGTGTCGGAAGTGATGGAGATTATCGGTCCCGTCCGGGGCAAGACAGCGATAATGGTCGACGATATCATCGATACCGCCGGGACGATTACCAAGGGAGCGACGGCGCTCCTTGAATGGGGGGCCCGAGAGGTCTATGTTCTTTGCACGCACCCTGTTTTTTCCGGTAAGGCAGTAGAGCGTTTGGCCACACCGGCGATTAAGGAAATCCTAGTGACCAATACCATACCGCTCGCACCGGAAAAAATGCTTGACAAAATAACGGTCGTGTCGGTAGCGCCGCTCTTGGGGGAAGTCATAATCAGGGTTCACGAGGACTTATCGGTATCCAAGTTATTCGATTGA
- the glmU gene encoding bifunctional UDP-N-acetylglucosamine diphosphorylase/glucosamine-1-phosphate N-acetyltransferase GlmU, translating into MALAAVILAAGKGTRMKSRIPKVLHRVAGHPMLRFVLEAVVGAGAEKVIVVAGYGAPAVTEAVAGRAEVVIQEEQLGTAHALLKTESALEGYTGNIMVLPGDTPLIRTETLRDFYAAHQQNKQADATVLTVKSPDPSGYGRVIRDSAGRVQRIVEHRDANQVELAVEEINTGIYCFNFGIFDVIREISPVNAQKEYYLPDAVQLLWEQGAFVHSWEGGDPGEFSGVNDRKQLAAAERIIRHRVVDALMDDGVTVLDPAVTYIDPGVEVGRDTIIYPFTFLEGNTIIGEDGRIGPWVRITDSRLGDDVTVQNSVITGSVVESGVKIGPFAYIRPESVIGPGAKIGDFVEVKKSVIGKGSKVPHLSYIGDAEIGRNVNIGAGTITCNYDGRKKWPTVIEDDVFVGSNTNFVAPVRVGKGAYIGAGSTITKEVPPQALGIARARQTNLPERGKKRDKKALGEGDIQKKN; encoded by the coding sequence GTGGCTTTAGCAGCGGTGATCCTTGCGGCAGGTAAAGGAACGCGCATGAAATCGAGAATACCCAAGGTTTTACACAGGGTGGCCGGCCACCCGATGTTGAGGTTTGTGTTGGAGGCGGTAGTTGGAGCGGGTGCCGAAAAGGTTATAGTGGTTGCGGGCTATGGCGCGCCGGCGGTCACCGAGGCGGTAGCCGGGCGGGCAGAGGTGGTAATACAAGAGGAGCAGTTAGGAACGGCACACGCACTTCTTAAAACCGAGAGTGCTCTGGAAGGATATACCGGAAACATAATGGTTTTACCGGGGGATACGCCGCTGATACGCACGGAGACCCTCCGGGATTTTTATGCAGCGCACCAGCAAAATAAACAGGCTGACGCAACGGTGCTTACGGTGAAATCACCCGATCCATCCGGTTACGGCCGGGTGATCCGGGATTCTGCCGGCAGGGTCCAGAGGATTGTAGAGCACCGTGATGCCAATCAAGTAGAACTAGCAGTCGAAGAGATTAATACAGGGATTTACTGCTTCAATTTCGGTATTTTCGACGTAATTAGAGAAATATCGCCGGTTAACGCACAAAAGGAATACTACCTGCCGGATGCCGTCCAATTGTTGTGGGAGCAGGGTGCATTTGTCCATTCATGGGAAGGCGGCGATCCGGGGGAGTTTTCCGGGGTGAATGATCGGAAGCAACTGGCGGCTGCGGAACGAATTATCCGCCACCGGGTAGTGGATGCCTTAATGGATGACGGAGTTACGGTTTTAGACCCTGCGGTGACCTATATAGATCCGGGTGTCGAGGTAGGCCGGGATACCATAATCTATCCTTTTACTTTCCTGGAGGGAAACACAATAATCGGCGAAGACGGTCGGATCGGTCCCTGGGTGAGGATCACGGATTCCCGCCTGGGTGATGATGTAACGGTTCAAAACTCGGTTATTACCGGCTCGGTGGTGGAAAGCGGAGTTAAGATCGGTCCTTTTGCTTATATCAGGCCGGAGAGTGTAATCGGTCCGGGAGCGAAAATCGGGGACTTTGTTGAAGTGAAGAAGTCCGTAATCGGTAAAGGCAGTAAAGTGCCGCACCTCAGCTACATCGGTGACGCCGAGATAGGCCGCAATGTGAATATCGGCGCGGGAACCATCACCTGTAACTATGACGGTCGGAAGAAATGGCCGACGGTGATCGAGGACGATGTTTTCGTAGGTTCCAATACCAATTTTGTCGCCCCGGTGCGGGTGGGGAAAGGCGCTTACATCGGTGCGGGGTCGACAATAACTAAGGAAGTGCCCCCTCAAGCTCTCGGAATAGCCCGCGCACGGCAGACAAACCTTCCGGAGCGAGGAAAGAAAAGGGATAAAAAGGCCCTTGGTGAAGGGGATATACAAAAGAAGAATTAA
- the spoVG gene encoding septation regulator SpoVG → MQITDVKIRKILNEGKMKAIVSVTFDNAFVVHDIKVVEGKSGLFVAMPSRRVPNGDFRDVAHPITTEARKLLEDAVLQAFNQAIEE, encoded by the coding sequence ATGCAGATTACCGACGTTAAAATCCGCAAGATATTAAACGAAGGAAAAATGAAGGCTATCGTGTCCGTAACTTTTGATAATGCTTTTGTCGTTCATGATATTAAGGTGGTTGAAGGGAAATCCGGTCTATTTGTAGCTATGCCCAGTAGGCGGGTACCCAACGGCGACTTCCGGGACGTAGCGCATCCTATAACAACGGAAGCGCGAAAACTACTTGAGGATGCCGTATTGCAAGCTTTTAACCAAGCGATTGAAGAGTAA
- a CDS encoding selenium metabolism-associated LysR family transcriptional regulator — translation MNLNWLKTFVIVAETSSFSRTARELNLTQPAVSKHIAALESLYGITLIDRSRRTVTLTEAGTALLPLAVETLAIIAKAAREMDALNKTIKGALIIGASTIPGEYLLPKIIRRFQKFYPQIGISLEIADTGVILRRVLEGNLYLGAVGAFKPTPGLEAIAFADDELVLIIPVDHPLARQKVISTADLVNREVVWRESDSGTRFVIEEKLRSIDINPENLRIVAEMGSTEAVLSSVEAGMGLSFVSRWAAEAHQKNGRLVMSRIKGLSLNRTLYLIYAKGRFLSRPVTAFIDFIIKQPELFAKDL, via the coding sequence ATGAACCTGAACTGGTTAAAAACCTTCGTTATAGTAGCCGAAACCTCCTCCTTTTCCAGGACTGCGAGGGAATTGAACCTAACCCAGCCGGCTGTTTCCAAACATATTGCGGCACTCGAGTCCCTTTACGGAATCACACTCATTGATCGCTCACGCCGTACCGTAACCCTGACCGAAGCCGGTACCGCATTACTCCCCCTTGCTGTTGAAACCCTTGCTATAATTGCGAAGGCCGCCCGGGAGATGGACGCCCTGAACAAAACGATTAAAGGCGCCCTCATCATCGGCGCCAGCACCATTCCAGGAGAATACTTGCTTCCAAAAATCATCCGGCGTTTTCAAAAGTTCTATCCACAGATAGGCATCAGCTTGGAAATTGCCGATACGGGTGTCATCCTTAGGAGGGTTTTGGAAGGAAATCTATACCTTGGGGCCGTCGGCGCCTTTAAGCCCACCCCGGGTCTTGAGGCGATCGCATTTGCAGACGACGAGCTTGTCCTTATTATTCCGGTCGACCATCCGCTCGCTCGCCAAAAGGTGATTTCCACCGCTGATTTAGTCAACCGGGAGGTTGTCTGGCGGGAAAGCGATTCCGGCACCCGTTTTGTAATCGAAGAAAAATTGCGTTCAATAGATATTAACCCCGAAAACCTTCGGATTGTAGCCGAAATGGGAAGTACCGAGGCGGTGCTTTCTTCGGTAGAAGCCGGTATGGGGTTATCCTTTGTTTCCCGGTGGGCCGCCGAGGCCCATCAGAAAAACGGACGACTTGTGATGTCTCGCATTAAAGGATTGTCCCTGAACCGCACCCTCTATTTAATCTACGCTAAAGGTCGTTTTCTCTCCAGACCGGTAACGGCTTTCATCGATTTTATCATCAAGCAACCGGAGCTTTTCGCGAAGGATTTATAG
- a CDS encoding zinc ribbon domain-containing protein, producing the protein MPVFEFRCLKCGKVFEKLFRDSKEEVAVQCPDCHAESFERVISKTNYLMGTGKGKKPKLTTKSCSPGSSCSTLEIPGAGD; encoded by the coding sequence ATGCCGGTCTTTGAATTTCGTTGTCTAAAATGCGGTAAGGTTTTTGAAAAGCTGTTCAGGGATTCCAAGGAAGAGGTTGCCGTTCAATGTCCGGACTGCCATGCGGAGTCTTTTGAACGGGTAATCAGCAAGACCAACTACCTGATGGGAACCGGAAAAGGTAAAAAGCCGAAGCTCACGACCAAGTCGTGCAGCCCGGGCAGCAGTTGCAGTACTTTAGAAATACCCGGAGCGGGTGATTGA
- a CDS encoding DVU0298 family protein — MEKIPLFRESIIRVKCPFCGAAIERPKEVETGASGQMPIGCCQDCGAVYAYDATGHNLGAAFVEALVFASNSDWDLAWSLLPEEDYQQKVVEKYDIETQCIVPGGVHEGRRVAGALYFVRLQEDVQEVTREGLQEKLERAAAVFSGPVEEEYEEKHYSKKDVEDMVRAYQIKPILQAARHDKKIVRHLQRLLCTNDELLRFRAIDILGKASVAAAATDPATVVALLQGLFYPFTYSNASNWGAIEAIGEIIASIPTLFAGYIGRVVQFLDDEQLRPRALWALGRIAQVRPDLLRKTTSRVLPFVNSADPETRGYAVWFLANMRTPEARQSLMEVQGGSEEISIYEEGIITKTTVGELVAKVLQ; from the coding sequence ATGGAAAAGATACCGCTGTTTAGAGAGTCGATAATAAGGGTTAAGTGCCCTTTTTGCGGCGCCGCCATTGAAAGGCCGAAGGAAGTGGAAACCGGGGCATCGGGACAGATGCCTATCGGATGCTGTCAGGACTGCGGGGCCGTGTATGCGTACGACGCGACGGGACACAACCTGGGGGCGGCTTTTGTTGAAGCCCTTGTGTTCGCCAGCAACAGCGACTGGGACCTTGCGTGGAGCCTGCTGCCCGAAGAGGATTACCAGCAAAAAGTGGTGGAAAAGTACGATATCGAGACGCAGTGCATCGTCCCGGGCGGCGTTCACGAAGGCAGGCGCGTGGCGGGCGCTTTGTACTTTGTCCGGCTGCAGGAGGACGTTCAGGAGGTAACGCGGGAAGGGTTGCAGGAAAAACTGGAGCGCGCCGCGGCCGTTTTTTCCGGACCGGTTGAAGAGGAGTATGAGGAGAAGCATTACAGTAAAAAAGATGTAGAGGACATGGTGCGGGCCTATCAGATTAAGCCTATCCTTCAAGCTGCCAGGCATGACAAAAAGATAGTCAGGCACCTGCAGCGTCTTCTCTGCACAAACGACGAGCTTCTCAGGTTCAGGGCGATCGATATTCTGGGTAAGGCATCCGTTGCCGCAGCCGCAACAGACCCGGCGACGGTTGTCGCCCTCCTTCAGGGATTGTTTTATCCGTTCACATACTCAAACGCGTCAAACTGGGGCGCCATTGAAGCGATAGGAGAGATTATCGCCAGCATACCCACGCTTTTCGCAGGCTACATCGGCAGGGTGGTCCAGTTTTTGGATGACGAACAACTCCGGCCCAGGGCCTTATGGGCGCTCGGAAGGATTGCACAGGTGAGACCGGACCTTTTGCGCAAGACAACCAGCCGCGTCCTGCCTTTTGTCAACAGCGCCGACCCTGAAACCAGGGGTTACGCGGTGTGGTTCCTTGCCAACATGAGAACGCCCGAAGCGCGTCAGAGTCTCATGGAGGTCCAGGGCGGCAGCGAGGAAATAAGCATATATGAAGAAGGTATAATCACAAAGACAACGGTCGGCGAGCTGGTGGCGAAGGTCTTGCAGTAA